TCAAAGAACGAGAAAAAGTTGCTACTCTTGCAGACCCGCAGTTTGCTAAAGCAGTGGAAGTGTTAGGTAAAGAAATTGCAGCTAAAGGCACAAACGCACAAAGAAATTAGAAAGTTGTTTCACTTTTGCCTTTAGACTGGTTGGCATTTACCCGCCCGAATCAGTCCTACACGGCGAGCGATCGCTTCTCCTTGCGATTCAAAAGGCCCCCACTTTTCTATAATCTCTGGATTGTCATCCCCAGCAACGAAGTTGCTGGGGATGATTTCGCAGTTTCCAGCAGGACGCTTGACAATATAGAAATTTTGTGTATTGCTCATTTTTGTGACTAGATATTTGCTTGCTGAAGAAATTTTAAAGCTTTAGGCCATCAGTTGGACTTGATGAGTTAATGGTTAATAGTAGCAAGCACTACAGTAATGCTCTCGAGTCAAAAACTTGCTTGAATATAAGGATCTTTTCAATGACTTATTCCCAGCAAATAGCCACCGATAGCACAACAGATTTGGATGCAATTAAGCAATCTGGTTTTGAACCATCTGACCAAGTTTTAGGTAAAGTTGTCACAAAGGTTGTTACAAAAGATTTAAATGGTATTAAGCTATGTGAATTTCAACAGCCTATAAATTGCTGTAACATCACTTCAATTGCTTATGCACTCACAGCACTCGGGTATCCCACAACTGTGGATGATATTTTCTATATTACTAGATTACCGATCGCTACTGTTTTAGACGATGGTATGACTCTTGCTGAGACTTATGACACTTGTGTCAGTTACGTCAATGGAGCAAAATTAGACTTGAGTGTGAGACTCGAACATTTTGACAAAGTTTCAATAAGTTTGGATGCCTTTATCAAAGAAATTGAAAACGCTGTGCAGGATGACAAAGACATTCATATTTTAAATTTTAATGTTGGCATTGCCCATGAAGTTAACTTTGCAGGCGGTCATTTTTCTCTAGTAGCCGATTATGATTCAACAACCCAGGAGATTACTATAGCTGACACTAACCCCAAAAAATATACGCGCTTTTGGAAATGTCCCATCGACAGAATGTACAAAGCTTGTGTAGACAAAGATTTATCTGCTACCCGCTCTCGTGGAATGATAGTAATCCGGAAACAATGATTTATAGTTAGGATTTTGGAGTTTGAGAGAGTTAGGATTAGCCGCAGGGCACCATCTTTCTCGGTGAGTTATAGCAACGCTTAACGCACCCTACAATTTAAGGTTTACTTTATAACTCGTCTGTTAGTAGCACTTCTTTAGTTTCCATATTTTACTTCGTTTCTTGTTGAAGTAAAATTGGTATTGTGCCTTTTTCAGAACCAATCACGACAATTTTAGAGTTGGATGATTGTGCTAATTTTTCAGTGGCTTCTATGGCTCGCAATTGCAATACAGAATTGCTAAGTCCATCAGAAATAATTTTTTGGGAATCAGCTATACCCCTAGCTTCAATGCGTTTGCGTTCTCCTTCTTGACGTTCTTTTTCTAAAATAAATTTCATGCGCTGATTTTCTTGTTCTGCTTTGAGTTTCTCTTGAATTGCTGCTTGTAAGCTGTCAGGCATTTTGACATTTCTTAATAAAGCTTCTTCTACAATGAAACCTAAAGGAAGTAACTGTTGAGTCAGCTGTTGATTGAGTTGCTGAACAATTTCTTGACGCTTGCTAGAATAAATAGCTGCTGCTGAGTAGTTAGCTGTAATAGCGCGGATTGTCGAGCGAAATCGAGAAATGACTAATTGTGTTTCGTCTGTACCAATATTTTTATATACTGTTGCTGCT
Above is a genomic segment from Fischerella sp. JS2 containing:
- a CDS encoding phytochelatin synthase family protein codes for the protein MTYSQQIATDSTTDLDAIKQSGFEPSDQVLGKVVTKVVTKDLNGIKLCEFQQPINCCNITSIAYALTALGYPTTVDDIFYITRLPIATVLDDGMTLAETYDTCVSYVNGAKLDLSVRLEHFDKVSISLDAFIKEIENAVQDDKDIHILNFNVGIAHEVNFAGGHFSLVADYDSTTQEITIADTNPKKYTRFWKCPIDRMYKACVDKDLSATRSRGMIVIRKQ
- a CDS encoding prohibitin family protein is translated as MGFIFSLLTSLIAIFIYLNSGKIYNERSRWIIRGVSILIGAIALLASVSRLLVIVPPGNVGVASLFGQVPNDTFNPGVHLMNPFAKVINFSTRLKDIKENVDATSQEGLSLNLDVSLQYKLDSQKAATVYKNIGTDETQLVISRFRSTIRAITANYSAAAIYSSKRQEIVQQLNQQLTQQLLPLGFIVEEALLRNVKMPDSLQAAIQEKLKAEQENQRMKFILEKERQEGERKRIEARGIADSQKIISDGLSNSVLQLRAIEATEKLAQSSNSKIVVIGSEKGTIPILLQQETK
- a CDS encoding DDE transposase family protein; this encodes MSNTQNFYIVKRPAGNCEIIPSNFVAGDDNPEIIEKWGPFESQGEAIARRVGLIRAGKCQPV